In Flavobacteriales bacterium, the genomic stretch CACATTACTTTGGATAAGGGTGGGCATACCAAATGGATTCCCCTGGTTGTTCTTATCCGTTTCAACGGTCATCCAGAAATCGAAATGGGCGCGATCAATGCTGCACCATTTTACAAGAATGGTATCTCCGTGCCAGAAGTAGCTGTAAGTGTCGTTGATGGTATCGTTCCTGTCCTGTCCGCGGGGCAGTGCAAAGTCCAGCGTTTGGCCCTCGAGAAAACTATCATCGAAGACGGAAGCGAAATACCCGGGATACATCGGTTCAGAGTTGCGTTGCGTAAAGTAGCGCGCATAGTTGGCCTCATGGGGCTTATCTGTGAACCGAACCTGCAAAACCACCAGACTGTCATTATCCTCATCGGGGTGCGGCAGCCACCAGATGGAGTCAAGTGGTAACGGTTCCGGTATGGTGGTAGTGGCTGTTAGGGTCTTGCCTTCAGCCTGCACAGTGAGCTTGTAGGATTTGCCAACTTGTCCTTTATAGGTATTTATCAACGACGATGGCAAACTGTAGAAGTAATAGGTGAAGTCATTCAGGGGAATGTTGTATTCCACCAGTTGTATGGTGGTATCGCCATCATTCAGTGAAACCGCTGCATTATGCACAAAGCTTGACTGTAGCTTCGATACATCGATGGTAGAGAATACAGCCAGGCTTTTTGTGAGTGAAACAACCGGTAACGAGTCCTGCTCGATAAAGCCGTATATCACGATGTCTTCTTCGCCTTGTGGCAGGTCGAGTACAATAGCGGTATCGCAGGCAGCCAGCGAAAGCCCCAATCCGAACAAGCCATATATGAGATACCTTTTCATCAGAATTTAAAATTCCATGACACGGATGGCAAGATAGGGAAGATGTATACCTTCTTGGCGGTGACC encodes the following:
- a CDS encoding DUF4249 domain-containing protein, yielding MKRYLIYGLFGLGLSLAACDTAIVLDLPQGEEDIVIYGFIEQDSLPVVSLTKSLAVFSTIDVSKLQSSFVHNAAVSLNDGDTTIQLVEYNIPLNDFTYYFYSLPSSLINTYKGQVGKSYKLTVQAEGKTLTATTTIPEPLPLDSIWWLPHPDEDNDSLVVLQVRFTDKPHEANYARYFTQRNSEPMYPGYFASVFDDSFLEGQTLDFALPRGQDRNDTINDTYSYFWHGDTILVKWCSIDRAHFDFWMTVETDKNNQGNPFGMPTLIQSNVEGGLGVWGGYGASYHKLIVP